In a single window of the Anaerobaca lacustris genome:
- a CDS encoding M56 family metallopeptidase encodes MATLQTLLSQQMIERLGWTLIHFVWQATAVALMLAVVLRCLRRSSSNTRYIVSCLAMVLIVALTLVTMSLVEVSRPVAEAGPTLGTLPMSVTPVEVIELAQLRIESFDAPVPAMPERAIRVPWTQRAANALEPALPWLVSGWLLGVFGLSAWHLGGWAQLQRMKRRMVRQVAEPLHASLADLSNRLGVRHAVGLLESALVEVPTVVGWLKPVILLPASALSGLTTEQLEAILAHELAHVRRCDYLVNLAQTVVEILGFYHPAVWWISHRIRDERENCCDDVAVGVCGDSRRYARALTCLEELRHHSTELAVAASGGSLVARIARLLGRPPIDNRRFAWLPGLIALLVVAAILIPTALVLAAPETTAPTDTSTQETPSDATTPKLTTQTLAVDRTSDRPTVLVSFLLFTNPMPNKIVDIDTRRRIAEILAPEVPPAREGLAAMQNATVAQILQTWVAGRLLTPYTTEFLVDVLQSRGYLEREATPEILVNDNVPGHMNLITEELFLPAEDPTSSPKLVKMGTFVQVTPHVPPAPSDRITLEIAAEWKSRIKQSDPNENPTIRSTEIASTVTVLKNHYFTLLAQPDGTSDSEDVANNFHLLIFRADLFEPSLTDATTPTPPARASKTLSRQIILDVQTVSVAKDSLADGIVEWGRPQTGGWPMGIEMGYTGSTNINSRRAGGWPMGIEMGYTPDQTVTDALRKHLDELYAQGLARRLAHQRLTTQDGYKARFKAVKEEWFSLTPPQTQNAGAPQAEHTSIASGTIITATPTISDANNITLHLNVEFSESLPKAEGSDLPIVTRRTVRNVVTVRDGGTVLLAGLSSPYPDPTTEIAILVTARLAPETEPVTQQDRPLPQTVPPSEPAAIHTPVPSPPPVATVEPSADETDRQVLLSFTIAEVPSRQILDRETAILVRTLLATEARENYTAPRLVQLRQPLRRVFREHLADPNLSGDTIKAVLDVLISNGYGQILSTPKLLTTNRRWARIILGNAPSRNASATSDRDRSFGMNLDVTPTIRHAQDIISLGLDITFRDAFLALDDKTRTQRDESLPKRHRIEESRLSLFRIDTPNERYAFVSLASAAERLDAQGDFHLPVLLVKPTLIEPAAAPALAPSASEQATADAAREFEFVRTDPVVQMLMQRITEVEIELLEAQQTFLPEHPEIVQKKQLLEALNTHLEKRHRWLEQEFQAGRTSVAAPDDPAQQRANAETVLAILRQDLARVDEEIDKADSAWYPDEAERSRELKNLKQHKEVIEGQAQEIARIIEEQFGPPAEPEPYQISETDRSAERMRHLGLALRLYADSHDGRYPDDLLPLDPYLSLEDSRWIETSVVYSGKGRTANDESDTPIAYDRSVLEKTGSTLSVFADGQIRSIPVEALTPPHRKTNAVEVEARFVLVDRECLEAMQRGLPIKGVAAPADVNALHEIGADIVEGRTPVLEPDEVELLLKAVRQYTASKMLATPRVIVADAESASIRIGGPMDYISGYREPDGASHQPIPQNASKETGVRFDVTPYLIEDPNSIRLQFDMEITSLLATQKALYQGKYEYDIPTFTTVTVDTEIVIPNGQTALIHAGSIRSLGGIGRDEGDPPAPMLMLIKPTIAAVPPPAPAAPMPDKRRPGDPGMGTLPPGTNLW; translated from the coding sequence CCAATACACGATACATCGTCTCGTGCCTGGCAATGGTGCTGATCGTCGCGCTGACGCTGGTGACGATGTCGCTTGTCGAGGTATCGAGGCCCGTCGCGGAGGCGGGCCCGACCCTCGGCACCCTGCCCATGAGCGTTACGCCAGTCGAGGTGATCGAGTTGGCCCAGTTGCGAATCGAGTCGTTCGATGCGCCGGTCCCGGCGATGCCAGAGCGGGCGATTCGCGTGCCCTGGACGCAGCGGGCCGCAAATGCTCTGGAGCCTGCCTTGCCGTGGCTGGTCTCCGGCTGGCTGCTGGGCGTCTTCGGGCTCTCCGCCTGGCACCTGGGCGGCTGGGCCCAGTTGCAGCGGATGAAACGGCGCATGGTCCGCCAGGTCGCCGAGCCGCTGCACGCATCGCTGGCCGACCTGTCGAATCGCCTGGGCGTCCGCCACGCTGTCGGACTGCTCGAATCGGCACTCGTCGAGGTGCCCACCGTCGTCGGCTGGCTCAAGCCCGTCATTCTGCTGCCCGCCAGCGCGCTCTCCGGCCTCACCACCGAACAGCTTGAGGCAATCCTCGCACACGAACTGGCCCACGTCCGCCGCTGCGACTACCTCGTCAACCTCGCACAGACTGTCGTCGAGATCTTAGGATTCTACCATCCCGCGGTCTGGTGGATCTCGCACCGCATTCGCGATGAGCGGGAGAACTGCTGCGACGACGTCGCCGTCGGTGTCTGTGGCGATTCCCGCCGCTACGCCCGCGCGCTGACCTGCCTGGAAGAGCTGCGCCACCATAGCACTGAACTGGCGGTGGCGGCCAGCGGCGGCAGCCTCGTAGCGAGGATCGCTCGGCTGCTCGGCCGCCCGCCCATCGACAACCGCCGCTTCGCCTGGCTGCCCGGCCTGATCGCCCTGCTCGTCGTCGCCGCCATCCTCATCCCCACCGCCCTCGTCCTGGCCGCACCCGAAACAACCGCACCGACAGACACCTCCACCCAAGAAACGCCCTCGGATGCAACAACCCCCAAACTGACGACCCAAACGCTCGCCGTCGATCGCACATCAGACCGGCCGACGGTCCTCGTCAGCTTCCTGCTCTTCACCAACCCCATGCCGAACAAGATCGTCGACATCGACACGAGACGCCGGATCGCCGAGATCCTGGCCCCCGAAGTCCCGCCGGCTCGAGAAGGGCTCGCCGCGATGCAGAATGCCACCGTCGCCCAAATCCTGCAAACCTGGGTGGCCGGCCGACTCCTGACGCCATACACCACCGAATTCCTCGTCGACGTGCTCCAGTCCAGAGGCTATCTCGAACGCGAAGCCACCCCCGAGATCCTCGTCAACGACAACGTACCGGGCCACATGAACCTGATCACCGAGGAGCTGTTCCTTCCCGCTGAAGACCCCACCTCGTCCCCCAAGCTGGTCAAAATGGGCACCTTCGTACAGGTAACGCCCCACGTCCCGCCCGCACCCAGCGACCGCATCACCCTGGAGATCGCAGCCGAATGGAAGAGCCGAATCAAGCAATCCGACCCGAACGAGAACCCCACGATCCGCTCCACCGAAATCGCCTCCACCGTCACCGTCTTAAAGAACCACTATTTCACCCTGCTCGCCCAGCCCGACGGCACATCCGACAGCGAAGATGTCGCAAACAACTTCCACCTCCTCATCTTCCGCGCCGACCTCTTCGAACCCAGCCTCACCGACGCCACCACCCCGACTCCCCCCGCCCGCGCCAGCAAGACTCTGTCGCGCCAGATCATCCTGGACGTCCAGACCGTCAGCGTCGCCAAGGACAGCCTCGCCGATGGCATCGTCGAATGGGGCCGCCCGCAAACCGGTGGATGGCCTATGGGAATCGAGATGGGCTACACCGGGAGCACAAATATTAACAGTAGGCGAGCAGGTGGATGGCCTATGGGAATCGAGATGGGCTACACCCCCGACCAAACCGTCACCGACGCCCTCCGCAAACATCTGGATGAACTCTACGCCCAAGGCCTCGCACGCCGCCTCGCCCACCAACGCCTGACAACGCAGGATGGATACAAAGCCCGCTTCAAAGCCGTCAAGGAGGAATGGTTCTCTCTGACCCCGCCCCAGACGCAGAACGCTGGCGCGCCGCAAGCCGAACACACCAGCATCGCCTCCGGCACGATCATCACCGCAACCCCGACCATCAGCGACGCCAACAATATCACTCTCCACCTGAACGTCGAATTCAGTGAAAGTCTCCCCAAAGCCGAAGGCTCAGACCTGCCGATCGTCACCCGCCGCACCGTCCGAAACGTCGTCACCGTCCGCGATGGCGGCACCGTCCTCCTCGCCGGCCTCTCCTCGCCCTATCCCGACCCCACCACCGAAATCGCCATCCTCGTCACCGCCCGCCTCGCCCCCGAAACCGAACCCGTCACCCAGCAAGACCGCCCCCTTCCTCAGACCGTTCCGCCGTCCGAGCCCGCCGCCATTCATACACCCGTTCCGTCGCCTCCCCCGGTCGCGACTGTTGAGCCGAGTGCCGACGAAACAGATCGCCAGGTCCTGCTCAGCTTCACCATCGCGGAGGTCCCGTCCCGTCAGATCCTCGACCGCGAAACGGCCATCCTCGTCAGAACCCTTCTTGCGACCGAAGCCCGGGAGAACTACACCGCGCCGCGCCTGGTGCAACTCCGCCAGCCGCTACGGCGCGTATTCAGAGAACACCTGGCCGACCCAAACCTGTCGGGAGATACCATCAAGGCCGTCCTCGACGTGCTGATATCGAACGGCTATGGCCAGATACTGAGCACGCCGAAACTCCTGACGACCAACCGAAGATGGGCGCGGATCATCCTCGGAAATGCGCCCTCTCGCAACGCCTCTGCAACCTCAGATCGCGACCGATCCTTTGGAATGAACCTCGATGTCACGCCGACCATTCGCCACGCCCAGGACATCATCTCGCTCGGGCTCGATATCACTTTCCGGGACGCGTTCCTGGCGCTCGACGACAAGACCCGAACGCAGCGGGACGAATCGCTTCCGAAGCGTCACCGTATAGAGGAGTCCCGTCTCAGTCTTTTCAGGATCGATACCCCGAACGAACGCTACGCGTTCGTGTCCCTGGCGAGCGCCGCAGAGCGCTTGGATGCCCAGGGCGATTTCCACCTGCCTGTCTTGCTGGTCAAGCCAACCCTCATTGAGCCCGCCGCTGCCCCTGCGCTTGCGCCGTCCGCCTCCGAGCAGGCAACCGCCGACGCAGCACGCGAATTCGAGTTCGTCCGGACCGATCCGGTGGTCCAAATGCTCATGCAAAGAATCACGGAGGTAGAAATCGAATTACTGGAAGCGCAGCAGACGTTCCTGCCGGAGCATCCCGAAATCGTCCAGAAGAAACAACTGCTGGAAGCGCTGAACACTCATCTGGAGAAGAGACACAGATGGTTGGAGCAAGAATTCCAGGCCGGCAGAACCTCCGTTGCCGCGCCGGACGATCCGGCGCAGCAGCGTGCCAACGCGGAGACGGTATTGGCCATTCTGCGTCAAGATCTGGCAAGGGTCGACGAGGAAATCGACAAGGCCGACTCAGCGTGGTACCCGGACGAAGCGGAGCGATCACGTGAATTAAAGAACCTGAAACAACATAAGGAGGTCATCGAAGGCCAAGCTCAGGAGATCGCGCGGATAATAGAGGAGCAATTCGGCCCTCCTGCTGAGCCTGAGCCTTACCAGATCTCCGAGACAGATCGCTCCGCCGAGCGAATGAGGCATCTGGGCTTGGCCCTTCGTCTCTACGCGGACAGTCACGATGGGCGGTATCCCGACGATCTGCTGCCACTGGACCCGTATCTGAGCCTGGAGGATTCACGTTGGATCGAGACGAGCGTAGTCTACTCGGGAAAGGGCAGGACCGCAAACGATGAGTCCGACACGCCGATTGCGTATGATAGAAGCGTGCTGGAGAAGACTGGTAGCACCCTGAGTGTGTTCGCAGACGGTCAGATTCGCTCCATCCCAGTCGAAGCTTTGACCCCGCCGCATCGGAAGACGAACGCGGTGGAGGTGGAGGCGAGGTTTGTGCTGGTGGATCGGGAGTGTCTGGAGGCCATGCAACGCGGCCTGCCGATCAAAGGCGTTGCGGCGCCCGCGGACGTCAACGCGCTGCACGAGATCGGCGCCGACATCGTCGAGGGCCGAACGCCCGTCTTGGAGCCCGACGAGGTCGAACTGCTGCTCAAGGCGGTCCGCCAGTATACGGCGAGCAAGATGCTGGCCACACCGAGGGTTATCGTGGCGGACGCCGAATCCGCCAGCATCCGTATTGGGGGACCGATGGACTACATCAGCGGGTATCGCGAGCCCGATGGCGCCTCACATCAACCGATCCCACAAAACGCCTCGAAAGAGACCGGCGTCCGATTCGACGTAACACCATACCTCATCGAAGACCCCAACAGCATCCGCCTCCAGTTCGACATGGAGATCACCTCGCTGCTCGCCACGCAGAAGGCCCTCTACCAGGGCAAGTACGAGTACGACATCCCCACGTTCACGACCGTCACGGTTGACACCGAGATCGTCATACCCAACGGACAGACCGCCCTGATCCACGCAGGATCAATACGCTCGCTTGGCGGCATCGGCCGCGATGAAGGCGACCCGCCCGCGCCGATGCTGATGCTCATCAAGCCCACCATAGCAGCGGTCCCGCCTCCCGCCCCCGCGGCCCCGATGCCCGACAAGCGCCGGCCCGGCGATCCCGGCATGGGCACCCTGCCGCCCGGCACGAATCTATGGTAG
- a CDS encoding phosphotransferase enzyme family protein — protein MPRGGANFASEELVRVLSHYDVGVVHRVRSLSAGNRRAPKVIVHADKGTFLLKRRPKGRDDAGRVAFAHAVQRHLSARAFPVTSLVPTSDDRKTVLSIDNHIYELFTFVTGSRCDASPEAIADAGRQLAHLHVCLRDFAHDYEPFRGSFHDSATVRQHLRMIRTDKRTGSLERAAAVTESLIVRYDRSSNRVNRLGYASWKRQVIHGDWHPGNLLFSDRKVVGVVDFDSIRIAPPATDLANGMLQFSIIGDSPDPTEWSEAFDQERLMQFLAGYREVVPLGKRKLYSLVDLMIEAMIAEAVLPVAATGFFGDHSGLGFLRMIVRKTKWLRRHRKELTETMLA, from the coding sequence ATGCCCAGAGGAGGAGCCAATTTCGCATCGGAGGAACTCGTTCGCGTCCTGAGCCACTACGACGTCGGCGTGGTTCACCGCGTCCGCTCTCTCTCGGCGGGCAATCGCCGGGCCCCCAAAGTGATCGTCCATGCCGACAAGGGGACGTTCCTGCTCAAACGCCGTCCGAAGGGTCGCGACGACGCCGGACGCGTCGCCTTCGCCCATGCGGTGCAAAGGCACCTGTCGGCCCGGGCCTTTCCTGTCACCTCCCTGGTGCCCACGAGCGACGACCGCAAGACCGTCCTGAGCATCGACAACCACATCTACGAACTGTTCACGTTCGTCACCGGCTCGCGCTGCGACGCCTCGCCCGAAGCGATCGCCGACGCGGGCCGGCAACTGGCGCATTTGCATGTGTGCCTGCGCGATTTCGCCCACGACTACGAGCCGTTCCGAGGCAGCTTTCACGACTCGGCCACCGTGCGTCAGCATCTTCGCATGATCCGCACCGACAAGCGCACCGGCTCGCTCGAACGGGCCGCCGCCGTGACCGAATCGCTGATCGTCCGGTACGACCGCTCGAGCAATCGCGTCAATCGGCTCGGCTATGCGTCGTGGAAGCGGCAGGTCATCCACGGCGACTGGCATCCGGGCAACCTGTTGTTCTCCGACCGCAAGGTGGTCGGCGTCGTGGATTTCGATTCGATCCGCATCGCGCCGCCGGCGACCGACCTGGCCAACGGCATGCTCCAGTTCTCGATCATCGGCGATTCGCCCGATCCGACCGAGTGGTCCGAGGCCTTTGACCAGGAGCGTCTGATGCAGTTCCTCGCGGGCTATCGCGAGGTTGTCCCGCTCGGCAAGCGCAAGCTCTACTCCCTGGTGGACCTGATGATCGAAGCGATGATCGCCGAGGCGGTCCTGCCCGTAGCCGCCACCGGCTTTTTCGGCGACCACTCCGGCCTCGGCTTCCTCCGCATGATCGTCCGCAAGACCAAGTGGCTCCGCCGCCACCGCAAGGAACTGACGGAAACCATGCTCGCGTAG
- a CDS encoding serine/threonine protein kinase → MASETSYDTMFGKMAVDQGLCTDKELRHSIQELQERRKINPVMLQELLIELGYITATQADRLKLSIKENKVAVHQIPGYKILGKIGAGAMAFVYKAKQLSLNRTVAIKVLPRRFTENPEYVQRFYKEGQAAGKLNHPNIVQAIDVGEAGGYHYFVMEYVEGKTIADDLVGGSPFGEKEAIEIIIQVAHALVHAHSHGLVHRDVKPKNIMINKQGVVKLADMGLARETTDIEAAQSEAGKAYGTPYYIAPEQIRGKIDIDGRADIYGLGATFYHMVTGKVPFTGDDSAEIMKKHLREKLVPPDHINTTLSAGVSEVIEIMMAKRREDRYNNVDELLMDLEALREGHPPLQAHKRFDVSMLEKLEEGETVEIESEEHVEERINRYRLAVLVLGAVAAISILIIVLMVAF, encoded by the coding sequence ATGGCAAGCGAAACAAGCTACGACACGATGTTTGGCAAGATGGCGGTGGACCAGGGGCTCTGTACCGACAAGGAGCTTCGCCACTCGATCCAGGAACTCCAGGAACGCCGCAAGATCAACCCCGTCATGCTCCAGGAGCTGCTCATCGAACTGGGGTATATCACCGCCACCCAGGCCGACCGGCTCAAGCTGAGCATCAAAGAGAACAAGGTCGCCGTTCATCAGATCCCGGGCTACAAAATCCTCGGCAAGATCGGCGCCGGCGCAATGGCCTTCGTCTACAAGGCCAAGCAGCTCAGCCTGAATCGGACCGTGGCCATCAAGGTCCTGCCCCGGCGGTTCACCGAGAACCCCGAATACGTGCAACGGTTCTACAAGGAGGGGCAGGCCGCCGGCAAGCTCAACCATCCGAACATCGTGCAGGCGATCGACGTGGGTGAGGCGGGCGGCTATCACTACTTCGTCATGGAGTACGTCGAGGGCAAGACCATCGCCGACGACCTGGTCGGCGGTAGCCCGTTCGGCGAGAAGGAAGCCATCGAGATCATCATCCAGGTGGCCCACGCCCTGGTCCACGCCCACTCGCACGGCCTGGTGCACCGCGACGTCAAGCCCAAGAACATCATGATCAACAAGCAGGGCGTCGTGAAGCTGGCCGACATGGGTCTGGCGCGGGAGACCACCGACATCGAGGCGGCCCAGAGCGAAGCGGGCAAGGCGTACGGCACGCCCTACTACATCGCCCCCGAGCAGATTCGCGGCAAAATCGACATCGACGGCCGGGCCGACATCTACGGCCTCGGCGCGACCTTCTATCATATGGTCACCGGAAAGGTCCCCTTCACCGGCGACGACTCGGCCGAGATCATGAAGAAGCACCTTCGCGAAAAGCTGGTCCCGCCGGACCACATCAACACAACCCTGTCGGCCGGCGTCTCGGAGGTCATCGAGATCATGATGGCCAAGCGACGAGAGGACCGCTACAACAACGTCGATGAGCTGCTCATGGATTTGGAGGCGCTCCGCGAGGGTCATCCGCCGCTGCAGGCGCACAAGCGATTCGACGTCTCCATGCTCGAAAAACTCGAAGAGGGAGAGACCGTCGAGATCGAGAGCGAAGAGCACGTCGAGGAGAGAATCAACCGCTACCGCCTGGCTGTGCTCGTTCTGGGGGCGGTCGCCGCGATTTCCATCCTGATCATCGTCCTGATGGTTGCGTTCTGA
- a CDS encoding electron transfer flavoprotein subunit beta/FixA family protein yields MAYNCVVLAKQVPDTQRITGKVMNDDGTVNRSALPAIFNPEDLNALELALQIKDRFGGRVTVITMGLPGATRILRESLYRGADAAVLVTDMRCAASDTLATSYILSCAVRKMDYDIVLCGRQAIDGDTAQVGPQLAEKLGISQITYIEALEDLHDDTIQVRRGIGNGWQSVRSRLPVLLTVTGEANAPRVAAAKHLMKYKKARTPGEIIAEIKAINPNAVDAEIRELSETRCEALKAKGLLIEQWNLDGLEADLTWCGRSGSPTKVHRIQSVVLAAKESKDVEPTDEGLADMIHELIDDKIIA; encoded by the coding sequence GTGGCATACAATTGTGTTGTACTGGCCAAGCAGGTGCCCGATACGCAGCGGATCACCGGCAAGGTCATGAACGACGACGGAACGGTGAACCGGTCGGCGTTGCCGGCCATTTTCAACCCGGAAGACCTCAACGCCCTGGAGCTGGCGTTGCAGATCAAGGACCGCTTCGGCGGGCGGGTGACGGTCATCACAATGGGCCTGCCCGGCGCGACGCGCATCCTGCGCGAGTCGCTTTACCGGGGCGCCGATGCGGCCGTCCTGGTCACGGATATGCGGTGCGCCGCCAGCGATACGCTGGCGACCAGCTACATTTTGAGTTGTGCCGTCAGGAAGATGGACTACGACATCGTTCTGTGCGGCCGTCAGGCCATCGACGGCGACACCGCCCAGGTCGGCCCGCAGTTGGCGGAGAAGCTGGGCATTTCCCAAATCACCTACATTGAAGCCCTGGAAGACCTCCACGACGACACGATCCAGGTGCGTCGCGGCATCGGAAACGGCTGGCAGTCCGTCCGGTCGCGGCTGCCGGTCCTTCTGACGGTTACGGGCGAGGCGAACGCACCGCGCGTCGCGGCGGCCAAGCACCTGATGAAGTACAAGAAGGCCCGCACGCCGGGTGAGATTATAGCCGAGATCAAGGCGATCAACCCGAACGCCGTCGACGCGGAGATCAGGGAACTGAGCGAGACACGCTGCGAGGCACTGAAAGCCAAGGGGCTGCTGATCGAACAGTGGAACCTGGACGGGCTTGAGGCGGACCTGACCTGGTGCGGCCGCAGCGGCTCGCCCACCAAGGTCCATCGCATTCAAAGCGTGGTCCTGGCGGCCAAGGAAAGCAAGGACGTCGAACCGACCGACGAGGGGCTGGCCGACATGATCCACGAGCTGATCGACGACAAGATCATCGCGTAG
- a CDS encoding electron transfer flavoprotein subunit alpha/FixB family protein, whose product MIDVNRQGEVWVFAEQHDGKLEETSIELMSKARHLADTLKVRLAALLPGDEVRHLSTELIHYGADKVYLAEHPLLRTYQTNSYAKVILGLIGKHKPQIVLYGATAAGRDLAPRVASAAKAGLTADCTDLQIGTHKTAKDGEVHENLLFQIRPAFGGNIVATIINYDRWPQMATVREGVMPMPEPNPNHHGVIVTEAVSLAQDDLPIEILQEHKRAKKVDLKAARIIVAGGAGVGSKENFKLIWDLANCLGAAPAATRPAVDLGFIDHDHQVGQTGTTVRPSLYIAVGISGAIQHQAGMAQSQKIVAINNDPEAPILGIAHYKIVGDLNEVVPKMIRAIKEKGVKD is encoded by the coding sequence ATGATTGATGTGAACAGACAAGGTGAAGTGTGGGTGTTCGCCGAGCAGCATGACGGCAAACTGGAAGAGACCTCGATCGAGTTGATGAGCAAAGCCCGCCATCTGGCCGATACGCTCAAGGTCAGACTGGCGGCCCTCCTTCCGGGCGATGAGGTGCGCCACCTGTCCACGGAGTTGATCCATTACGGCGCCGACAAAGTCTATCTCGCCGAGCATCCCCTGCTGAGAACCTATCAGACCAACAGCTATGCCAAGGTCATCCTGGGGCTGATCGGCAAGCACAAACCGCAGATCGTGCTGTACGGCGCGACCGCCGCGGGCCGCGACCTCGCCCCGCGAGTGGCCAGCGCCGCCAAGGCCGGCCTGACCGCCGATTGCACCGACCTGCAGATCGGCACGCACAAGACCGCCAAGGACGGCGAGGTACACGAGAACCTGCTGTTTCAGATTCGCCCGGCCTTCGGCGGCAACATCGTCGCGACGATCATCAACTACGATCGCTGGCCGCAGATGGCGACGGTGCGCGAAGGCGTGATGCCCATGCCGGAGCCCAATCCCAACCATCACGGCGTAATCGTCACGGAAGCTGTCAGCCTCGCGCAGGACGACCTGCCGATCGAGATCCTTCAGGAGCACAAACGCGCCAAGAAAGTCGATCTGAAGGCGGCCCGCATCATCGTGGCCGGCGGCGCGGGCGTGGGCAGCAAGGAGAATTTCAAGCTGATCTGGGACCTGGCCAACTGCCTGGGCGCGGCGCCGGCCGCCACCCGGCCGGCCGTGGACCTGGGCTTCATCGACCACGACCACCAGGTCGGCCAGACCGGCACGACGGTGCGACCGAGCCTTTACATCGCCGTCGGGATCAGCGGCGCGATCCAGCACCAGGCCGGCATGGCGCAGAGCCAGAAGATCGTCGCCATCAACAACGACCCGGAGGCCCCCATCTTGGGCATCGCCCACTACAAGATCGTGGGCGACCTGAACGAGGTGGTGCCCAAGATGATCCGGGCGATCAAGGAGAAAGGCGTCAAGGACTGA
- a CDS encoding acyl-CoA dehydrogenase family protein has protein sequence MGNFYKDNDDIQFLFRHIDFKRLAKLCEEEFRFAAEFDYAPSDAGEAVENYEMVLDALGELSADFIAPRAENVDREGNTLHEDGTVTRAKGIAEALEKLAQAEVMGFTLPYRFGGLNFPNLLYSMATEIISRADASLMNIFGLQGIAETINAFACEELKQEYLPPFAEGKVTGAMVLTEPDAGSDLQAVKLRAFEDEKGNWFLHGVKRFITNGCGDVLLVLSRSEPDRSGGLGLSLFVCEPGPTVHIRRLEDKLGIHGSPTCEIFFDNTPCKLIGERKRGLAPYVATLMNGARIGIAAQSMGIAEAAYRIARDYAASRRQFGVAIERLPAVRDMLIEMKIAVEAGRALLYETSRIVDLAVAYNKRVEENPPEDKSELKELKNDARSYKRYAGMLTPMAKYLCSEMCNQVAYDAIQVLGGSGYMRDYASERHARDARITTIYEGTSQLQIVAAVRGVCSGTTEKYLADLAGLPYVDEVKDLIDKLAEGVEQLKVAVEFVKDKGNDYMDLYGRALTDIAIALINGHLLCDQASTKVPMDVAVAPGVSSANGQVVAMKQRKALVARRYVEKNAPKIKALTDLICQGDRSTFSDYEALVGPVQEQ, from the coding sequence ATGGGGAACTTCTACAAAGATAACGACGATATCCAGTTCTTGTTCAGGCACATCGACTTCAAACGCTTGGCGAAGCTCTGCGAGGAGGAATTCCGCTTCGCCGCGGAATTCGACTACGCCCCGAGCGACGCCGGCGAGGCGGTGGAGAACTATGAGATGGTGCTCGACGCCTTGGGCGAACTGAGCGCCGATTTCATCGCGCCGAGAGCCGAGAACGTGGATCGCGAAGGCAATACGCTCCACGAGGACGGGACGGTCACGCGGGCCAAAGGGATCGCCGAAGCCCTGGAAAAGCTCGCCCAGGCCGAGGTGATGGGCTTCACCCTGCCCTACCGATTTGGCGGACTGAACTTCCCCAACCTGCTGTACTCGATGGCCACCGAGATCATCTCCCGCGCCGATGCGTCGCTGATGAACATCTTCGGGCTCCAGGGCATTGCCGAGACGATCAACGCCTTCGCCTGCGAGGAACTCAAGCAGGAATACCTGCCTCCGTTCGCCGAGGGCAAAGTGACCGGGGCGATGGTATTGACCGAGCCCGACGCTGGGTCGGACCTGCAAGCCGTCAAGCTGCGGGCCTTCGAGGACGAAAAGGGCAACTGGTTCCTTCACGGCGTCAAGCGATTCATCACGAACGGGTGCGGCGACGTCCTGCTGGTCCTGTCGCGCAGCGAGCCCGACCGCAGCGGCGGACTGGGCCTGAGCCTGTTCGTCTGCGAGCCCGGCCCGACGGTGCACATCCGCCGGCTCGAAGACAAGCTGGGCATCCACGGCTCGCCCACCTGCGAAATCTTCTTCGACAATACCCCCTGCAAGCTGATCGGCGAGCGTAAGCGGGGTCTGGCCCCCTACGTTGCGACGCTGATGAACGGCGCGCGGATCGGTATCGCCGCCCAATCGATGGGCATCGCCGAAGCGGCCTACCGCATCGCACGGGACTACGCCGCCAGCCGCCGACAGTTCGGCGTCGCGATCGAGAGGCTGCCGGCCGTACGCGATATGCTGATCGAGATGAAGATCGCCGTCGAGGCTGGGCGCGCCCTGCTCTATGAGACCAGCCGCATCGTGGACCTGGCGGTCGCGTACAACAAGCGCGTGGAGGAGAACCCGCCCGAGGACAAGAGCGAGTTGAAGGAACTCAAGAACGACGCCCGCAGCTACAAACGCTACGCCGGCATGCTGACCCCGATGGCCAAGTACCTCTGCTCGGAGATGTGCAACCAGGTCGCCTACGATGCGATTCAGGTGCTCGGCGGCAGTGGGTACATGCGGGACTATGCCAGCGAACGGCATGCCCGCGATGCGCGGATCACGACGATCTACGAGGGCACCAGCCAGCTCCAGATCGTTGCGGCGGTGCGAGGCGTGTGCAGCGGCACCACGGAGAAGTACCTGGCGGACCTTGCGGGGCTGCCGTATGTGGACGAGGTGAAGGACCTGATCGACAAGCTGGCCGAAGGCGTCGAGCAGCTCAAGGTCGCCGTCGAGTTCGTCAAGGACAAAGGCAACGACTACATGGACCTCTACGGCCGGGCGCTGACGGACATTGCGATCGCCCTGATCAACGGCCATCTGCTCTGCGACCAGGCGAGCACGAAGGTGCCGATGGACGTGGCCGTGGCGCCGGGCGTCTCGTCGGCCAACGGCCAGGTCGTTGCGATGAAGCAGCGAAAGGCCCTGGTGGCCCGTCGCTACGTTGAGAAGAATGCACCGAAGATTAAGGCTCTGACCGATTTGATCTGCCAGGGCGATCGATCGACGTTCAGCGACTATGAGGCGCTCGTCGGGCCGGTCCAGGAACAGTAG